One window from the genome of Pseudoliparis swirei isolate HS2019 ecotype Mariana Trench chromosome 24, NWPU_hadal_v1, whole genome shotgun sequence encodes:
- the LOC130190743 gene encoding protein phosphatase 1 regulatory subunit 29-like, with the protein MAGRLRLSSPLLHLLLPALTLLHLPGVVRGDCWLIEGDKGYVWLAICSQNQPPYETIPQHINSTVHDLRLNENKLKAVLFTSMYRFTNLTDLNLTKNEISYIEDGAFAGQANLQVLQLGYNKMTNLTEGMLRGLGRMQCLFVQHNLIEVIATNAFWECPSLSSLDLSSNKLARLDPSTFTVLNRLLVCELAGNPFHCGCDLYSFLAWLEAFNNVTHTYDRLQCETPVEMTGFPLLSPVPGHGRNARYTLLSMCRDGVIIPGITSQTPDQDGSGFDNPDQGLYHQPTTSSTANPTYNHQISIKLHTVSLFTASLVVQIPRPYSKMYILSQFNQSSSVDIKPLIKKKEVLHLDKLKPHTNYTYCVVSASKYQRYNHTCLSFTTRAMGPEDPRANPSTTTHYIITILGCLFGMVIVLGLVYYCLRRRRIEEEKQKAICVKKTILEMRYGPEAAAAVANDAGTMQRLQEQAHHQHHHSGGAGGGKLPPSASSSTDMLHGSTNTSSSRLSTLPQVEKMASAFSEAMGGKGNYMDVRTAGVAGEGREGGMGVGGAVIGGEVVVDRRGGAENGTEAEEDSDDDGRGSASEISTIAKEVDKVNQIINNCIDALKLDASANVVTTADNGNPVSSSQPQTCITSLPHNLLPLSPGHPGDLIMASSPKVHPKSHPQSHPQQHPQSHPHPQLHPPPHPPSMAPVPLVMPLSERPGISGGGFLSPPYRDPPPANAVRPLQRQLSADTGAPKNRCGAPAAGSAKSNRVLKVEIPEQRSDPPKYPTEKGSPGGCGGGGGCNGNGMGNINGGGVSLNGGGKGCSNGSGGAGVDPGQQQQHHLEVQPDYHSSEHRHSFPALYYEGGNESPSPAQKASFLKPLGRTKRDAKATYSQLSPSRHQNYNSGYSSSPEYSSESTLRIWERFRPYKKSPREEASYIAAGHALRKKVQFAKDEDLHDILDYWKGVSAQQKL; encoded by the exons ATGGCCGGCAGACTCCGCTTGTCCTCCCCGTtgctccacctcctgctcccTGCACTGacgctcctccacctgcccggcgTGGTGAGGGGTGACTGCTGGCTGATAGAGGGGGACAAAGGCTACGTCTGGCTGGCTATCTGCAGCCAGAACCAGCCCCCGTACGAGACCATCCCCCAGCACATCAACAGCACG GTTCACGATCTGAGGCTGAATGAGAACAAACTGAAGGCGGTGCTCTTCACCTCCATGTACCGCTTCACCAACCTCACGGACCTCAATCTGACCAAGAACGAGATCAGCTACATCGAGGACGGGGCCTTCGCTGGACAGGCCAACCTGCAG GTTCTCCAGCTGGGCTACAATAAGATGACCAACCTGACTGAGGGCATGCTGAGAGGTCTGGGTCGAATGCAGTGCCTGTTTGTGCAACACAACCTGATTGAGGTCATTGCCACCAATGCCTTCTGGGAGTGCCCGAGCCTCAGCAGCCTGGACCTATCGTCCAATAAGTTGGCCCGTCTGGACCCGTCGACCTTCACTGTCCTCAACCGGCTGCTGGTGTGTGAACTGGCGGGGAATCCGTTCCACTGCGGCTGCGATCTCTACAGCTTCCTCGCCTGGCTGGAGGCGTTCAACAACgtcacacacacctacgacCGCCTCCAGTGCGAAACCCCGGTGGAAATGACTGGTTTTCCACTCCTGAGCCCGGTGCCCGGACACGGAAGAAATGCCCGTTACACTCTTTTATCCATGTGTCGGGATGGTGTGATAATTCCAGGGATAACTTCCCAGACACCAGATCAGGATGGCTCAGGTTTTGACAACCCGGACCAGGGTCTGTACCACCAACCCACCACATCGTCCACTGCCAACCCGACCTACAACCATCAGATTTCCATAAAGCTTCACACCGTTTCCCTCTTCACGGCTTCACTAGTCGTGCAGATCCCACGGCCATACAGCAAGATGTACATCCTCTCCCAGTTCAATCAAAGTTCTTCTGTGGACATCAAGCCCCTTATAAAAAAGAAGGAGGTCCTACATTTGGACAAACTGAAACCGCACACAAACTACACGTATTGTGTGGTTTCAGCAAGCAAATATCAGCGCTACAatcacacctgtctgtccttCACCACACGGGCTATGGGACCAGAGGACCCGCGAGCCAATCCATCCACAACGACCCACTACATCATAACCATCTTGGGATGTCTGTTCGGCATGGTCATCGTGCTCGGGTTGGTCTATTACTGTCTCAGACGGCGACGCATCGAGGAAGAGAAGCAGAAGGCTATATGTGTGAAGAAAACTATTTTGGAGATGAG GTATGGCCCTGAGGCGGCTGCCGCTGTGGCTAATGACGCAGGCACCATGCAGCGCCTCCAGGAGCAAgctcaccaccagcaccaccattcagggggagctggaggaggcaaGCTGCCCCCATCGGCCTCCTCGAGCACAGACATGCTCCACGGCTCTACCAACACCAGTTCTTCCCGCCTCTCCACCTTGCCACAGGTGGAAAAAATGGCCAGTGCCTTTTCTGAGGCAATGGGCGGCAAGGGAAACTACATGGATGTGAGGACAGCGGGAGTGGcgggggaagggagggagggagggatgggagtTGGAGGAGCAGTGATAGGAGGGGAAGTCGTTGTGGATCGGCGAGGTGGAGCTGAGAATGGAACGGAGGCCGAAGAGGATTCGGATGACGATGGCCGTGGCTCAGCATCAGAGATCTCCACCATTGCCAAGGAGGTGGATAAAGTGAACCAAATCATCAACAACTGCATTGATGCCCTGAAGCTGGATGCCTCGGCTAATGTTGTAACCACGGCTGACAATGGCaaccctgtgtcctcctcccagCCGCAAACCTGCATCACCTCCCTGCCCCACaacctcctgcccctctctccaGGCCACCCTGGAGATCTGATTATGGCCTCTTCTCCAAAGGTGCATCCAAAGTCTCACCCCCAGTCTCACCCTCAGCAACATCCTCAGTcacatcctcatcctcagctaCATCCACCACCTCACCCGCCTTCAATGGCCCCAGTGCCCCTTGTCATGCCCCTCTCTGAGCGGCCGGGCATCAGCGGTGGGGggttcctctcccctccttacCGTGACCCACCCCCAGCTAATGCTGTGCGGCCCCTTCAGAGGCAGTTGAGCGCTGACACCGGTGCGCCGAAGAATCGTTGCGGTGCCCCGGCTgcgggatctgccaagagcaacCGGGTGTTGAAGGTAGAAATCCCTGAGCAGCGCAGTGATCCTCCCAAGTACCCAACAGAAAAGGGCAGCCCTGGGGGTTGTGGCGGAGGTGGTGGATGCAATGGGAATGGGATGGGAAACATAAATGGCGGCGGGGTGAGTTTGAATGGGGGCGGGAAGGGGTGCAGTAACGGTAGTGGAGGTGCAGGTGTTGACcctggacagcagcagcagcaccacttGGAGGTTCAGCCAGACTACCACAGCTCGGAGCACCGGCACTCCTTTCCTGCTCTCTACTACGAGGGCGGCAACGAGTCACCCTCACCGGCCCAAAAGGCGTCCTTCCTCAAGCCACTGGGCCGCACCAAGAGGGATGCCAAAGCCACCTACTCGCAGCTCTCACCTTCTCGCCACCAGAACTACAACTCTGGCTACTCCTCCAGTCCCGAGTATTCGTCTGAGAGCACACTGCGGATCTGGGAGCGATTCCGGCCTTACAAGAAGAGCCCCAGAGAGGAAGCCTCGTACATAGCGGCAGGCCACGCCCTGCGTAAGAAGGTGCAGTTTGCCAAGGACGAGGACCTTCACGATATTTTGGACTACTGGAAGGGAGTTTCTGCCCAGCAGAAGCTGTGA